In Halalkalicoccus subterraneus, a single window of DNA contains:
- a CDS encoding DUF5809 family protein, with amino-acid sequence MSETDGWLAPADPEEARELYASVGPSAQLVTREVAKAMAFDREEYRERVTGEVVETARDALFSSLLEIRDDTREAFEAWHEEFSGEVSVMGSENVDRVVWHAFDGEAVAATYQNEPEAARGTLRRQAFGRLYRPLFDDDR; translated from the coding sequence ATGAGCGAAACCGACGGCTGGCTGGCGCCCGCGGACCCCGAGGAGGCCCGCGAGCTCTACGCGTCGGTCGGACCGAGCGCGCAGCTCGTGACCCGCGAGGTCGCGAAGGCGATGGCGTTCGACCGCGAGGAGTACCGCGAACGCGTCACCGGCGAGGTGGTCGAGACCGCACGCGACGCGCTGTTTTCCTCGCTGTTGGAGATCCGAGACGACACCCGCGAGGCGTTCGAGGCGTGGCACGAGGAGTTCTCGGGCGAGGTGTCGGTGATGGGCAGCGAGAACGTCGACCGCGTGGTGTGGCACGCCTTCGACGGCGAGGCGGTCGCCGCGACCTATCAGAACGAACCCGAGGCGGCGCGCGGTACCCTACGCAGACAGGCGTTCGGTCGGCTCTATCGGCCGCTGTTCGACGACGACCGGTAA